A window from Pokkaliibacter sp. MBI-7 encodes these proteins:
- the gcvH gene encoding glycine cleavage system protein GcvH: MSQIPSELKYVSTHEWIRTEDDGTVTIGITDHAQELLGDVVYVEVPEEETSLASGEEAGVVESVKAASDIYSPLSGDVVEVNTALADAPELVNQDPYGAGWIFRLRPTDPDELEDLMDAEAYAELCEEEE, encoded by the coding sequence ATGAGCCAGATTCCCAGCGAGCTCAAATATGTTAGTACCCACGAGTGGATTCGTACCGAAGATGATGGCACCGTCACCATCGGTATTACCGATCACGCCCAGGAGTTGTTGGGTGATGTCGTGTATGTAGAAGTGCCCGAAGAAGAGACCTCTCTGGCCAGTGGCGAAGAGGCAGGTGTCGTGGAGTCAGTAAAGGCTGCTTCAGATATTTACTCTCCCCTGTCTGGTGACGTGGTGGAAGTAAATACCGCGCTGGCAGATGCGCCGGAGCTGGTCAATCAGGATCCCTACGGCGCAGGCTGGATCTTCCGTCTGCGCCCGACTGATCCTGATGAGCTGGAAGACCTGATGGATGCCGAAGCTTACGCAGAGTTGTGTGAGGAAGAGGAATAA
- the maoP gene encoding DUF413 domain-containing protein has product MNKDRQYFLKKSFFDDEHYPYGLDSSGDFSIKEAKLITQYGNLARALMDGRLSPENSEDKDLLAICRNEKVPTTDLEKAWAKYLTKINEDGYIASMSLSTVRDGEETDFSEGGSDYDDD; this is encoded by the coding sequence ATGAATAAAGATCGTCAATATTTTCTGAAAAAGTCCTTCTTTGATGACGAGCATTATCCATACGGGCTGGATAGCTCTGGTGATTTTTCCATCAAAGAAGCCAAACTCATCACTCAGTACGGCAACCTGGCGCGCGCTCTGATGGACGGCAGACTGTCGCCTGAGAACAGCGAAGATAAGGATCTGCTGGCCATCTGCCGTAACGAGAAAGTGCCCACTACCGACCTGGAAAAGGCCTGGGCCAAGTACCTGACCAAGATCAATGAAGACGGCTACATTGCTTCAATGAGCCTGTCGACCGTACGTGATGGCGAAGAGACCGACTTCTCTGAAGGCGGTAGCGATTACGACGACGATTGA
- a CDS encoding HDOD domain-containing protein encodes MSDASNALSESDIAKTLQGISIPPQPQVLVDLHLECAQPEPRVGEIIDIISTDVGLSAAVLKTVNSPFFGLRRKVSTVQHAVAMLGLQNAINVANALALRETMRSDDNPALQRFWDTAQDIALACITLARELNFSTPEEAYTLGLFHNVGVPLMLMRFKDYRAVMSVGYKKGAITRVEDQFLKTNHATVGYYMARVWHLPDDLAETILQHHDLAEIFEGPANNSKRRTLIAILKVAEHVCGLYRILGNQQVDNEWLQYRDAILEQLHIDEDELANLTERLNDMGLRSDNYQW; translated from the coding sequence ATGTCCGATGCATCGAACGCCCTGTCAGAAAGCGATATCGCCAAGACCCTGCAAGGCATCTCCATTCCCCCCCAGCCCCAGGTATTGGTGGATCTCCATCTGGAGTGCGCCCAGCCCGAGCCCCGGGTGGGAGAGATCATCGACATCATCAGTACGGATGTCGGCCTGTCAGCTGCCGTATTGAAGACCGTCAATTCGCCCTTTTTTGGCCTGCGCCGCAAAGTCTCAACGGTACAACATGCCGTTGCCATGCTCGGCCTGCAGAATGCCATCAACGTCGCCAATGCCCTGGCTCTGCGCGAAACCATGCGCAGCGATGACAACCCGGCCTTACAGCGCTTCTGGGATACCGCGCAGGACATCGCTCTGGCCTGTATCACGCTGGCACGTGAACTGAACTTTTCTACCCCCGAAGAAGCCTACACCCTTGGTCTTTTCCACAATGTGGGCGTGCCACTGATGCTGATGCGCTTCAAGGACTACCGTGCAGTGATGTCAGTCGGCTACAAGAAAGGCGCGATTACCCGGGTGGAGGACCAGTTCCTCAAGACCAACCACGCAACGGTTGGCTACTATATGGCCAGAGTCTGGCACCTGCCGGATGATCTTGCCGAAACCATCCTGCAGCATCATGATCTGGCAGAAATCTTTGAAGGACCGGCCAACAACAGCAAGCGTCGCACCCTGATAGCCATTCTCAAAGTAGCCGAACATGTCTGCGGACTCTATCGCATTCTTGGCAATCAACAGGTCGATAATGAGTGGCTGCAGTATCGCGATGCAATTCTGGAACAGCTGCACATTGACGAGGACGAACTGGCCAATCTGACCGAGCGCCTTAATGACATGGGCCTGCGTAGCGATAACTATCAGTGGTAA
- a CDS encoding LysR family transcriptional regulator, whose translation MDIELLKTFLEVCKTRHFGRAADNLFLTQSAVSARIRQLETLLSSELFSRQRNNIQLTAAGERLLLHADSVLAAWERARQDVALHNRHTVSLTLASTPGLWDTLLQTGISAIHQRLSDLVLRADIHSGDVLVRKLLERTLDIALLYDPPKAQELVSVPLTSLELMLVSSLPDQTPSQAQQHGYIMVDWGTAFQISHDQHFNSPTPPWLHTSHSRMALDLILSQGGCSYLPRRLVKPWLAEQKLFAVEGSPRFKRDVYGVYHASAAYQEQISEVMGILLQSARQSEQS comes from the coding sequence ATGGACATAGAACTTCTTAAAACCTTTTTGGAGGTTTGTAAAACCCGCCACTTCGGCCGGGCTGCGGACAATCTGTTTCTCACCCAGTCGGCTGTCAGTGCGCGCATCCGTCAACTGGAAACCTTGCTCAGCAGTGAACTGTTCAGCCGTCAGCGCAACAACATCCAGCTGACGGCGGCGGGCGAACGTCTGCTGCTGCACGCTGACAGCGTACTTGCCGCCTGGGAAAGAGCACGGCAGGACGTCGCCCTGCATAATCGCCATACCGTCAGCCTGACGCTAGCCAGCACCCCTGGTCTGTGGGACACCTTGCTGCAGACCGGGATCAGCGCGATTCATCAGCGCCTGTCAGATCTGGTGCTGCGAGCCGATATTCACAGTGGTGATGTGCTGGTGCGGAAGCTGCTTGAACGCACCCTCGATATTGCTCTGCTTTATGACCCGCCCAAAGCACAGGAACTGGTATCCGTGCCGCTGACCAGCCTGGAGCTGATGCTGGTTTCCAGCCTGCCAGACCAGACCCCCAGCCAGGCCCAGCAACACGGCTACATCATGGTTGACTGGGGGACAGCATTTCAGATCAGCCATGATCAGCACTTTAACTCCCCTACGCCGCCATGGCTGCATACCAGCCATAGCAGGATGGCACTGGACCTGATTTTGTCGCAGGGTGGCTGCAGTTATCTGCCCCGTCGACTGGTCAAACCCTGGCTGGCTGAACAAAAACTTTTTGCAGTTGAGGGCAGTCCCCGTTTCAAACGGGACGTTTATGGTGTATATCATGCCAGCGCGGCGTATCAGGAGCAGATCAGTGAAGTGATGGGAATCCTGCTGCAAAGCGCACGTCAAAGCGAGCAGAGCTAG
- a CDS encoding UPF0149 family protein, producing the protein MSSSTALPDFDSLSNLFIQIGALGSPSELHGTLCGFLTAGRRWSTDDWLKQSAQLLDIDVPESAQSKTALAQLYDVTLRQLEEGVFEFTLIVPDDDYAVAQRSQALGSWCYGFLHGYGMGGGQVDENLDEDARESIQDLSRFTQLSDMALEEQESDEADLMELLEYVRVVAIMLFTACNQQEQPVNPNRTLH; encoded by the coding sequence ATGTCCTCGTCCACCGCGTTACCTGATTTTGACTCCTTGAGTAATCTGTTCATTCAGATTGGTGCTCTGGGCTCTCCCTCTGAATTGCATGGCACTCTCTGCGGTTTCCTGACAGCCGGGCGACGCTGGAGTACTGATGACTGGCTCAAGCAGTCTGCTCAGTTGCTGGATATTGATGTCCCCGAGTCTGCGCAGTCGAAAACGGCTCTGGCGCAGCTTTACGATGTCACCCTGCGTCAGCTGGAGGAAGGTGTTTTCGAGTTCACCCTGATCGTGCCTGATGACGACTATGCCGTTGCGCAGCGGTCACAGGCCCTTGGTAGCTGGTGCTATGGTTTTCTGCACGGCTATGGCATGGGCGGTGGTCAGGTGGATGAAAATCTGGATGAGGATGCGCGTGAGTCGATTCAGGACCTCAGTCGTTTCACCCAGTTGAGCGATATGGCCCTGGAGGAACAGGAGTCCGACGAGGCTGACCTGATGGAATTGCTGGAGTACGTGCGGGTGGTGGCCATCATGCTATTTACTGCCTGTAACCAGCAGGAGCAACCGGTCAACCCCAACCGCACCTTGCACTGA
- a CDS encoding NADP(H)-dependent aldo-keto reductase, whose translation MIYHQIPHTDLKVSKICLGTMTYGEQNTEAEAHEQLDYAVAQGINFIDAAEMYPVPPRPETQGRTETYIGSWLAKRGKRDDLIIATKVAGPSSRGVDHIRPDMRLTRASILSAIDTSLARLQTDYVDLYQIHWPGRSANFFGSLNYVHGEDPHDVPMEETLSALGELVKAGKVRYIGLSNETPWGVMRFLQLADKLGLPRVATIQNPYNLLNRTFEVGLAEVAHREGVELLAYSPLAFGMLTGKYLHGERPAGARLSLYSRFSRYFKAQGEKATEAYVALAQAHGLSPAQLALAYVNTRPFVASNIIGATQMAQLRENVASLDVTLSDPLLAELEAIHELYPNPCP comes from the coding sequence GTGATCTACCATCAGATTCCCCATACCGACCTGAAGGTCAGCAAGATATGTCTCGGTACCATGACCTACGGCGAGCAGAACACGGAAGCCGAAGCTCATGAGCAGCTGGATTATGCCGTGGCTCAGGGTATCAATTTTATTGATGCAGCTGAGATGTACCCGGTTCCCCCTCGTCCCGAAACACAGGGACGGACGGAAACCTACATTGGTAGCTGGCTGGCGAAACGTGGCAAGCGTGATGATCTGATTATCGCCACCAAGGTGGCTGGCCCCAGCAGTCGTGGTGTTGATCATATTCGCCCTGATATGCGTCTGACGCGGGCTTCCATCCTTTCCGCCATCGATACCAGCCTGGCTCGCCTGCAGACGGATTATGTTGACCTGTACCAGATCCACTGGCCGGGGCGCAGTGCGAATTTCTTTGGCAGTCTGAATTACGTGCATGGCGAAGACCCGCATGATGTGCCTATGGAGGAGACACTTTCGGCACTGGGGGAACTGGTCAAGGCGGGTAAGGTGCGTTATATCGGCTTATCCAATGAAACACCCTGGGGCGTGATGCGTTTTCTGCAACTGGCCGATAAGCTGGGCTTGCCCCGGGTGGCGACCATTCAGAACCCCTATAACCTGCTGAACCGCACTTTTGAAGTAGGTCTGGCCGAGGTGGCGCATCGGGAAGGAGTGGAATTACTGGCCTACTCACCGCTGGCATTCGGTATGCTGACCGGCAAGTACCTGCATGGAGAGCGCCCTGCAGGGGCCCGTCTGTCGCTTTACAGCCGCTTTTCGCGTTATTTCAAGGCGCAGGGCGAGAAAGCAACGGAAGCCTATGTAGCGCTGGCACAGGCTCATGGTCTCAGCCCGGCACAACTGGCACTGGCCTACGTCAATACCCGTCCCTTTGTAGCCTCCAATATCATTGGTGCTACACAGATGGCACAATTGCGGGAAAATGTCGCCAGTCTGGATGTAACCCTGAGTGATCCCCTGCTGGCTGAGCTTGAAGCCATTCATGAGCTTTATCCCAATCCCTGCCCCTGA
- a CDS encoding response regulator, which produces MTTQKRILIVDDDEDIRQLISDYLSRHGFECHTAADGSYLDDSFARQAPDLVILDLMLPGEDGFSLCKRLRQQSQVPIIMLTASADDTDRILGLELGADDYLAKPFNPRELLARIKAILRRTQSFGGQARFQRFGPWRLDRTTRELIGQAGERESLSGADFSLLSVFLNHPQQVLSRDDLFDLSRGRDAPPLDRSIDVHICRLRARLGEDAKTPQLIKTVRGSGYILAVPVENVG; this is translated from the coding sequence ATGACAACCCAAAAGCGTATCTTGATCGTGGATGATGACGAAGACATTCGTCAGCTGATTTCAGATTATCTCAGCCGCCATGGCTTTGAGTGCCACACCGCTGCCGACGGCAGCTATCTCGACGACAGTTTTGCCCGTCAGGCACCGGATCTGGTCATCCTCGATCTGATGCTGCCGGGGGAGGATGGTTTTTCGCTGTGCAAGCGCCTGCGACAACAGTCGCAGGTGCCTATCATCATGCTGACTGCCAGTGCCGATGATACTGACCGTATTCTGGGGCTGGAGCTGGGTGCGGATGATTATCTGGCGAAACCCTTCAATCCGCGGGAGTTACTGGCGCGCATCAAGGCTATTTTGCGGCGTACCCAGAGCTTTGGTGGTCAGGCGCGCTTTCAGCGGTTTGGCCCCTGGCGTCTGGATCGCACCACGCGGGAGCTGATTGGTCAGGCTGGTGAGCGAGAGAGCCTGAGTGGGGCTGATTTTTCCCTGCTCAGCGTCTTTCTCAACCATCCGCAACAGGTCCTGTCGCGAGACGACCTGTTTGATCTGTCCCGTGGCCGCGACGCACCGCCGCTGGACCGTTCCATTGATGTCCATATTTGCCGCCTGCGTGCCCGTCTGGGGGAGGATGCCAAAACCCCGCAGCTGATCAAAACGGTACGTGGTTCTGGTTACATTCTCGCCGTGCCCGTGGAAAATGTCGGCTAA
- a CDS encoding class I SAM-dependent rRNA methyltransferase, with the protein MNLPVLRLQAKADRRLRGGHLWIYSNEVDIAVTPLKGFQPGEQVVVESAVGKPLGIAYVNPNTLICARLVSRDLSLQLNKSLLVHRLNQALSLRQRAFAEPYYRLVFGEADGLSGLVVDRFGDYLVVQISTAGMELVKDEIVAALCQVLKPAGILFKNDGKMRAVEGLDEYVSEAWGSVPDEVILRENGVEFAAPVREGQKTGWFYDHRMNRARVQHYAKGLRVLDVFSYVGGWGVQAAAAGAESVTCIDVSQFAIDHINANARRNGVEGKVSALKSDAFDALKAMVAEKQRFDMVILDPPAFIQRRKDVAKGEQAYQRANQLAMRLLEKDGLLVSASCSMHLQRERLLDVVRSCGRTLERHVTLLEQGGQGADHPIHAMISETDYLKSMIFRVLPAL; encoded by the coding sequence ATGAACCTGCCCGTTCTGCGTTTGCAAGCCAAAGCCGATCGGCGCTTGCGTGGTGGTCATTTGTGGATTTACAGCAATGAGGTCGATATTGCTGTCACGCCACTTAAAGGTTTTCAGCCTGGTGAACAGGTAGTGGTTGAGAGTGCAGTAGGTAAGCCGCTGGGCATCGCCTACGTCAACCCCAATACCCTGATCTGTGCCCGCCTGGTCAGCCGCGATCTGTCCCTGCAGCTAAACAAGTCACTGCTGGTCCATCGTCTGAACCAGGCGTTGTCACTGCGTCAGCGTGCATTTGCTGAGCCCTACTATCGTCTGGTCTTCGGTGAGGCTGATGGCCTGTCAGGGCTGGTGGTGGATCGCTTTGGTGATTATCTCGTAGTGCAGATTTCTACTGCGGGTATGGAGCTCGTCAAAGATGAGATCGTGGCGGCTCTGTGCCAGGTGCTGAAGCCTGCCGGTATCCTGTTCAAGAATGATGGCAAGATGCGCGCGGTGGAAGGCTTGGATGAATACGTCAGTGAAGCCTGGGGCAGTGTGCCTGACGAAGTGATACTGCGTGAAAATGGCGTCGAGTTTGCGGCGCCTGTGCGGGAAGGGCAAAAAACTGGCTGGTTCTATGACCACCGCATGAACCGCGCGCGCGTACAGCACTATGCCAAGGGCCTGCGGGTACTGGATGTTTTCAGTTATGTCGGTGGCTGGGGGGTGCAGGCTGCTGCTGCCGGTGCAGAGTCAGTGACCTGTATCGACGTATCGCAGTTTGCCATTGACCATATCAACGCTAACGCCCGTCGCAACGGCGTGGAAGGTAAAGTCAGTGCCCTCAAGTCCGATGCGTTTGATGCGCTGAAGGCCATGGTGGCCGAGAAGCAGCGTTTCGATATGGTCATTCTGGATCCACCTGCCTTTATTCAGCGTCGTAAGGATGTAGCTAAAGGTGAGCAGGCGTATCAGCGCGCCAATCAGCTGGCCATGCGTCTGCTGGAAAAGGACGGCCTGCTGGTATCGGCATCCTGCTCAATGCATCTGCAGCGTGAGCGCTTGCTGGATGTGGTCAGAAGCTGTGGCCGTACGCTGGAGCGTCATGTCACCTTGCTTGAGCAGGGCGGACAGGGTGCCGATCACCCGATACATGCCATGATCAGTGAAACAGACTATCTCAAGTCGATGATCTTCCGCGTCTTGCCAGCACTGTAA
- a CDS encoding UbiH/UbiF/VisC/COQ6 family ubiquinone biosynthesis hydroxylase, whose product MSASTQHFDLIIAGAGMVGAALAVGASRQGWHVALVDAVPMPLSLAVEQGQGVGDYDLRVSALTEASRQLLVSLGIWPLMQAQRVSPYQHMQVWDAAGVGHIRFSAAEMHWAELGHIVENRVTLAALHEAVARSEVVCFAQRRVRALSLLRDGQRVVALDDGEQLTAKLVVGADGAQSRIRQLAGLTQCERDYGHHAIVATVATALPHQQTAWQRFMPDGPLALLPLDHPQRCSIVWSTEADHARALLKLDDDGFCAALTEASEHRLGRIEAVSERSSFVLKMRHAWQYYSDGVVVVGDAAHTIHPLAGQGVNLGFKDVAALLQQLAQARQRGQSPAAERWLKAYQRARKGDNWMTMAGMSGFKALFGNKDPGLTLMRNLGLSWVDGLPLLKRQLAARAMGVPAI is encoded by the coding sequence ATGTCTGCTTCAACTCAGCATTTTGATCTGATTATCGCCGGTGCCGGCATGGTCGGTGCTGCTCTGGCCGTAGGGGCCAGTCGCCAGGGCTGGCATGTGGCGCTGGTGGACGCTGTGCCCATGCCACTCAGCCTTGCGGTCGAGCAGGGGCAGGGTGTGGGTGACTATGATCTGCGCGTCAGTGCGCTGACAGAAGCCAGCCGGCAGTTACTGGTCAGTCTCGGCATCTGGCCACTGATGCAGGCTCAAAGGGTGAGTCCCTATCAGCATATGCAGGTATGGGATGCTGCGGGGGTCGGGCATATCCGTTTTTCTGCAGCCGAAATGCACTGGGCTGAACTGGGACATATTGTCGAGAACCGCGTCACCCTGGCGGCACTGCATGAAGCAGTGGCACGCAGCGAGGTTGTCTGTTTTGCGCAGCGGCGCGTGCGGGCACTGTCGTTGCTGCGTGATGGTCAGCGCGTGGTGGCACTGGATGATGGTGAGCAGCTGACCGCTAAGCTGGTTGTCGGTGCTGATGGGGCTCAGTCCCGCATCCGGCAACTGGCGGGCCTGACCCAGTGTGAGCGCGATTACGGCCATCATGCTATTGTCGCCACCGTTGCCACAGCCCTGCCGCACCAGCAGACGGCATGGCAACGTTTTATGCCTGATGGTCCGCTGGCGTTACTGCCATTGGATCACCCGCAGCGCTGCTCGATTGTCTGGTCCACGGAAGCGGACCATGCCAGAGCCCTGCTTAAACTCGACGACGATGGATTTTGTGCTGCCCTGACCGAAGCCAGCGAACATCGTCTCGGCCGTATCGAAGCGGTCAGCGAACGCAGTAGTTTTGTGCTGAAGATGCGTCATGCCTGGCAGTATTACAGTGACGGTGTGGTGGTGGTGGGCGATGCCGCTCACACTATTCATCCGCTGGCTGGGCAGGGTGTCAATCTGGGCTTCAAGGACGTGGCAGCATTATTGCAACAACTCGCGCAGGCACGTCAGCGTGGTCAGTCACCGGCGGCAGAGCGTTGGCTCAAGGCCTATCAGCGTGCCCGCAAGGGGGACAACTGGATGACCATGGCGGGTATGAGCGGTTTCAAAGCGTTATTTGGTAATAAGGATCCCGGTTTGACCCTGATGCGCAATCTTGGTCTTTCCTGGGTAGATGGTCTACCTTTGCTGAAACGCCAGCTGGCCGCACGGGCCATGGGCGTGCCGGCAATCTGA
- the ubiH gene encoding 2-octaprenyl-6-methoxyphenyl hydroxylase, with protein MAGSMNSEVQHFDVIIVGGGLVGASLACALLPIAKRHGMRIAVVEAVPLPSLASEPYQPSYDARGTALSYGTRLIYEEMGVWQALSERVCAIEHIHVSDRGHFGTTRLHAAEEGVAALGYVVENHWIGRVLLSHLQQQGGEAISWLCPAEVTAITMAAERAQVTIHYQDQQQQLSTALVVLAEGGRSSLSEQLSLDYQEAPYNQFALVSTLTPGKAHAGVAFERFTAEGPLALLPLTDSDDGSHRCALVWTTPDELIGERMDWDDATLLKEVQQVFGYRLGRFSRIGERYCYPLALKQAREQVRSRLVVLGNAAHALHPIAGQGYNLALRGVADLAERLGQLHQQGEDLGQLTHLNAFVEQRRQDQMRTIAFSDKVMKVFAEPRFPVQLVRDLGLVGLNMFAPARHRLARAAMGLDGTRARLHGA; from the coding sequence ATGGCAGGCAGTATGAACAGTGAAGTACAGCATTTCGATGTGATTATCGTCGGCGGTGGCCTGGTGGGGGCCAGTCTGGCTTGTGCTCTGCTGCCTATAGCCAAACGCCATGGCATGCGTATTGCTGTGGTGGAGGCCGTTCCCTTACCCTCTTTGGCCAGCGAGCCTTATCAGCCGAGCTATGATGCGCGCGGCACAGCACTGTCTTATGGTACCCGGCTGATCTATGAGGAGATGGGGGTATGGCAGGCATTGAGCGAGCGTGTCTGCGCCATTGAACATATTCATGTGTCTGACCGTGGTCATTTTGGCACTACCCGATTGCATGCTGCCGAAGAGGGTGTGGCGGCTCTGGGCTATGTTGTGGAGAACCACTGGATTGGCCGCGTGCTGCTCAGCCACCTGCAGCAACAGGGTGGTGAGGCGATCAGCTGGCTGTGCCCGGCGGAAGTGACCGCCATCACTATGGCTGCTGAACGGGCGCAGGTCACTATCCATTATCAGGATCAGCAACAGCAACTGAGTACAGCTCTGGTGGTACTGGCAGAGGGCGGGCGTTCCAGCCTCAGCGAGCAGCTGAGTCTTGATTATCAGGAAGCTCCCTACAACCAGTTTGCTTTGGTCAGCACCCTGACACCGGGCAAGGCTCATGCCGGGGTCGCCTTTGAGCGATTCACCGCTGAAGGCCCCCTTGCTCTGCTGCCGCTAACTGACAGTGATGACGGCAGTCATCGCTGCGCGCTGGTGTGGACCACGCCGGATGAGCTGATCGGTGAACGCATGGACTGGGATGATGCGACCCTCCTCAAAGAAGTTCAGCAGGTCTTCGGTTACCGCCTCGGGCGTTTCAGTCGTATCGGTGAGCGTTATTGTTATCCTCTGGCGCTGAAGCAGGCCCGGGAGCAGGTCCGCAGTCGTCTGGTGGTGTTGGGTAATGCAGCGCACGCCCTGCACCCGATTGCCGGACAGGGCTACAACCTGGCCTTGCGTGGTGTGGCTGATCTGGCCGAGCGCCTTGGACAGCTGCATCAGCAAGGCGAAGATCTGGGGCAGCTGACTCATCTCAATGCATTTGTCGAGCAACGTCGTCAGGATCAGATGCGTACCATCGCTTTCAGCGACAAAGTTATGAAGGTCTTTGCTGAACCCCGCTTCCCAGTGCAACTGGTGCGTGATCTGGGATTGGTGGGCCTGAACATGTTTGCCCCTGCACGTCATCGTCTGGCACGCGCTGCCATGGGACTGGACGGCACGCGGGCGCGTCTGCATGGCGCCTGA
- the pepP gene encoding Xaa-Pro aminopeptidase, which translates to MQTLPLAEYASRRRRLLDTLPEGSIAIVAGAELSPRNRDVEYYFRQDSDFYYLTGFAEPSAWLVLVPGRGEGEVVMFCQPRDPAMEIWEGYRAGPEGCMARYGADQAFNVDELDQQLPQLLAGRQQLFYSFDSRDSVVQRIGQWLTSTRRQARSGVQAPAQVRQLDDVLHEMRLFKTPAEQQQIREAGRITALGHRRAMTVCQPGMWEYQLEGEILHEFSRHGSRWPAYGSIVGGGANACVLHYINNDQRLRDGDLVLIDAGCELDYYAGDVTRTFPVNGRFSAEQRAVYDIVLAAELACIEQSRSGVGFDQLHDVSVNILTQGLVDLGILQGSVDGLIEQGAYRDFYMHRIGHWLGMDVHDVGSYRQQERWRALQPGMVTTIEPGIYINPANTRVEERWRGIGIRIEDNVLVTDAEPEVLTALAPKTVAEIEALMAEALMAEARG; encoded by the coding sequence ATGCAGACACTTCCCCTTGCCGAATACGCCAGTCGCCGCCGTCGCCTGCTCGACACGCTGCCCGAAGGTAGCATCGCCATTGTTGCTGGCGCCGAGCTGAGCCCGCGTAACCGTGACGTTGAATACTATTTCCGTCAGGATAGCGATTTTTATTATCTGACCGGATTTGCTGAGCCATCCGCCTGGCTGGTGCTGGTACCGGGGCGCGGTGAAGGCGAGGTGGTGATGTTCTGCCAGCCTCGTGATCCGGCCATGGAGATCTGGGAAGGCTATCGAGCAGGCCCTGAGGGCTGTATGGCCCGCTATGGTGCCGATCAGGCCTTCAACGTCGATGAACTGGATCAGCAGCTGCCGCAGCTGCTGGCCGGCAGACAACAGCTGTTCTATAGCTTTGACAGTCGCGACTCCGTGGTGCAACGCATCGGCCAATGGCTGACGAGCACCCGACGTCAGGCCCGCAGCGGTGTTCAGGCCCCTGCACAAGTGCGGCAACTGGATGATGTGCTGCATGAGATGCGCTTATTTAAAACCCCCGCTGAACAGCAGCAGATACGTGAAGCCGGGCGTATTACCGCGCTTGGCCATCGCCGTGCCATGACGGTGTGTCAGCCGGGGATGTGGGAATACCAGCTGGAAGGGGAAATTCTGCACGAGTTTTCTCGTCACGGCAGTCGCTGGCCCGCCTACGGCAGTATTGTCGGTGGTGGTGCCAATGCCTGTGTGTTGCATTACATCAATAATGATCAGCGTCTGCGAGACGGTGATCTGGTGCTGATCGACGCGGGTTGTGAACTTGACTACTACGCGGGTGATGTGACGCGTACCTTCCCGGTCAATGGCCGTTTTTCAGCTGAACAGCGCGCTGTCTATGACATCGTGCTGGCAGCGGAGCTGGCCTGTATTGAACAGTCCCGCAGTGGTGTGGGCTTTGATCAGTTGCACGACGTGTCGGTAAACATTCTTACGCAGGGTCTGGTCGATCTGGGGATACTGCAAGGTAGTGTCGATGGCCTGATTGAGCAGGGTGCTTATCGTGATTTCTACATGCATCGTATTGGCCACTGGCTGGGTATGGATGTTCATGACGTCGGCAGTTATCGCCAGCAGGAGCGGTGGCGGGCCCTGCAGCCCGGCATGGTGACGACCATTGAGCCCGGGATCTATATCAATCCGGCAAATACCAGGGTTGAAGAGCGCTGGCGTGGTATCGGCATTCGCATAGAAGATAATGTACTGGTCACGGATGCGGAGCCTGAAGTTCTGACGGCACTGGCTCCCAAGACGGTCGCTGAGATCGAGGCACTGATGGCAGAGGCACTGATGGCAGAGGCGCGAGGCTGA